The Daucus carota subsp. sativus chromosome 7, DH1 v3.0, whole genome shotgun sequence genome window below encodes:
- the LOC108193457 gene encoding transcription factor UNE10 isoform X1, whose product MSQCVPGWDLDGGLKLTSQSNSISLAPHVPTSDYEVAELTWENGHLSMNGLGQPRQPSTTKYTWDKTCVGGTLESIVDQATFVPNHKLLSNSNTDLVPWFNNHKSMLASTNNTATTKVTASTGVVDALVPCANMREGSSLLAMDSGFGTHVESCSGATVPFEKVRGPRVRVPVANEWSSCPDNSVSESATFCKDSRQVTADTSEKEFGAGGFTSTSTGSPGNTSSGKQCTGGEDHDSVCHSKRQKATVHEQTKKKANGKSSVSAKRSRAAAVHNQSERKRRDRINQRMKTLQKLVPNSSKTDKASMLDEVIDYLKQLQAQVSMMNRMNMSPMMLPFAMQQQLQMQMMAPMMGMGMGMGMGMGHVMDLSTAMACRSNMAGVAPAVLHPSTFISPLNAWEGGRADHRVHTQASVMQDPMATFLAACQSQPMTMDAYSRMAALYQQLHQNPGPRS is encoded by the exons ATGAGTCAGTGTGTACCTGGCTGGGATCTTGATGGTGGTCTCAAGCTCACTTCTCAATCCAATTCTATCTCTTTGGCTCCTCATGTTCCAAC GTCAGATTACGAAGTGGCCGAGCTGACATGGGAAAATGGTCACTTATCTATGAACGGTTTAGGGCAACCACGACAGCCTTCTACGACCAAATACACGTGGGACAAGACATGCGTTGGCGGAACCCTAGAGTCCATCGTCGATCAAGCCACCTTCGTACCCAACCACAAACTGCTCTCAAATTCCAACACTGATCTGGTACCATGGTTCAACAACCACAAATCGATGTTGGCCAGTACCAATAATACCGCAACCACTAAAGTCACTGCCTCCACTGGCGTAGTGGACGCGCTGGTTCCTTGCGCAAACATGCGAGAGGGATCCTCGTTGCTCGCCATGGACTCGGGTTTTGGCACTCATGTTGAGTCGTGCAGTGGCGCGACGGTGCCGTTTGAGAAGGTGAGAGGACCGCGTGTAAGGGTGCCGGTAGCAAATGAGTGGAGTAGCTGCCCTGATAATAGTGTATCGGAGAGTGCCACGTTTTGTAAAGATAGTAGGCAGGTAACGGCGGATACCTCGGAGAAGGAATTTGGGGCGGGAGGgttcacctccacctccaccggTTCCCCGGGGAACACAAGCTCCGGCAAGCAGTGTACTGGCGGCGAAGACCACGACTCGGTTTGTCATAGCAAACGTCAG AAGGCCACAGTGCATGAACAAACAAAGAAGAAAGCAAACGGGAAATCATCAGTTTCAGCCAAAAGAAGTAGAGCAGCTGCCGTCCACAATCAATCTGAACGG AAACGAAGGGACAGGATTAACCAAAGAATGAAGACACTGCAGAAGCTTGTTCCAAATTCTAGTAAG ACAGACAAAGCTTCAATGCTTGATGAAGTCATTGACTACTTGAAGCAACTTCAAGCACAAGTGAGCATGATGAACAGAATGAACATGTCTCCTATGATGCTACCATTTGCCATGCAACAACAGCTCCAAATGCAAATGATGGCCCCCATGATGGGCATGGGcatgggaatgggaatgggtATGGGACATGTGATGGATCTGAGCACCGCCATGGCTTGCCGCTCCAACATGGCTGGAGTGGCGCCTGCTGTTCTTCATCCGTCGACGTTCATCTCCCCCTTAAATGCATGGGAAGGGGGGAGAGCAGATCACAGGGTGCACACACAAGCATCTGTTATGCAGGATCCTATGGCTACATTTCTTGCTGCATGTCAATCTCAG CCCATGACAATGGATGCATATAGTCGGATGGCCGCGTTATATCAGCAGCTGCACCAAAATCCTGGTCCAAGGAGCTAA
- the LOC108193457 gene encoding transcription factor UNE10 isoform X2 produces the protein MSQCVPGWDLDGGLKLTSQSNSISLAPHVPTSDYEVAELTWENGHLSMNGLGQPRQPSTTKYTWDKTCVGGTLESIVDQATFVPNHKLLSNSNTDLVPWFNNHKSMLASTNNTATTKVTASTGVVDALVPCANMREGSSLLAMDSGFGTHVESCSGATVPFEKVRGPRVRVPVANEWSSCPDNSVSESATFCKDSRQVTADTSEKEFGAGGFTSTSTGSPGNTSSGKQCTGGEDHDSVCHSKRQATVHEQTKKKANGKSSVSAKRSRAAAVHNQSERKRRDRINQRMKTLQKLVPNSSKTDKASMLDEVIDYLKQLQAQVSMMNRMNMSPMMLPFAMQQQLQMQMMAPMMGMGMGMGMGMGHVMDLSTAMACRSNMAGVAPAVLHPSTFISPLNAWEGGRADHRVHTQASVMQDPMATFLAACQSQPMTMDAYSRMAALYQQLHQNPGPRS, from the exons ATGAGTCAGTGTGTACCTGGCTGGGATCTTGATGGTGGTCTCAAGCTCACTTCTCAATCCAATTCTATCTCTTTGGCTCCTCATGTTCCAAC GTCAGATTACGAAGTGGCCGAGCTGACATGGGAAAATGGTCACTTATCTATGAACGGTTTAGGGCAACCACGACAGCCTTCTACGACCAAATACACGTGGGACAAGACATGCGTTGGCGGAACCCTAGAGTCCATCGTCGATCAAGCCACCTTCGTACCCAACCACAAACTGCTCTCAAATTCCAACACTGATCTGGTACCATGGTTCAACAACCACAAATCGATGTTGGCCAGTACCAATAATACCGCAACCACTAAAGTCACTGCCTCCACTGGCGTAGTGGACGCGCTGGTTCCTTGCGCAAACATGCGAGAGGGATCCTCGTTGCTCGCCATGGACTCGGGTTTTGGCACTCATGTTGAGTCGTGCAGTGGCGCGACGGTGCCGTTTGAGAAGGTGAGAGGACCGCGTGTAAGGGTGCCGGTAGCAAATGAGTGGAGTAGCTGCCCTGATAATAGTGTATCGGAGAGTGCCACGTTTTGTAAAGATAGTAGGCAGGTAACGGCGGATACCTCGGAGAAGGAATTTGGGGCGGGAGGgttcacctccacctccaccggTTCCCCGGGGAACACAAGCTCCGGCAAGCAGTGTACTGGCGGCGAAGACCACGACTCGGTTTGTCATAGCAAACGTCAG GCCACAGTGCATGAACAAACAAAGAAGAAAGCAAACGGGAAATCATCAGTTTCAGCCAAAAGAAGTAGAGCAGCTGCCGTCCACAATCAATCTGAACGG AAACGAAGGGACAGGATTAACCAAAGAATGAAGACACTGCAGAAGCTTGTTCCAAATTCTAGTAAG ACAGACAAAGCTTCAATGCTTGATGAAGTCATTGACTACTTGAAGCAACTTCAAGCACAAGTGAGCATGATGAACAGAATGAACATGTCTCCTATGATGCTACCATTTGCCATGCAACAACAGCTCCAAATGCAAATGATGGCCCCCATGATGGGCATGGGcatgggaatgggaatgggtATGGGACATGTGATGGATCTGAGCACCGCCATGGCTTGCCGCTCCAACATGGCTGGAGTGGCGCCTGCTGTTCTTCATCCGTCGACGTTCATCTCCCCCTTAAATGCATGGGAAGGGGGGAGAGCAGATCACAGGGTGCACACACAAGCATCTGTTATGCAGGATCCTATGGCTACATTTCTTGCTGCATGTCAATCTCAG CCCATGACAATGGATGCATATAGTCGGATGGCCGCGTTATATCAGCAGCTGCACCAAAATCCTGGTCCAAGGAGCTAA
- the LOC108196692 gene encoding probable pectinesterase/pectinesterase inhibitor 17 — translation MHHEIHSNLSNNMASHLFLILAFWSLFVSPIVINGYSPKEIIQMCSKTPNPKPCEYFFTNNPNYGPIDNDQDFLKASLKLALDKAMQADQTAKSLGSKCHNKLETAAWDDCLKLYDYTIKRINKTVDPSKKCSQLETQTWLSTALTNLETCRMGFIELGVGNNVLPLMDNNVSYLISNSLAMNKGNLTYKPTYKGKFPTWVSPGDRKLLQASSPGAGANVVVAQDGSGNYKTVAAAVAAAKSGSGRFVIYVKAGTYNENVVISASNIMLVGDGIGKTVITGSRSVDGGSTTFNSATVAVEGDAFIGRGITFRNTAGGQNHQAVALRSGSDLSVFYQCSFEGYQDTLYVHSERQFYRDCDIYGTVDFIFGNAAVVLQNCNIRPRKPPNGTNTITAQGRTDPNQNTGIVIHNSRISPASELASVQGSVKTYLGRPWKQYSRTIIMKTAIDGFVRPEGWMPWSGNFALDTLFYAEYANTGAGASTANRVTWKGYRVFTSATQASPFTVGNFIAGNSWLPGTNVPFTAGL, via the exons ATGCACCATGAAATTCATTCAAACCTTTCAAACAATATGGCTTCTCATTTGTTCCTTATCTTAGCATTTTGGTCGCTTTTTGTGAGTCCGATTGTAATCAATGGCTACTCACCGAAAGAAATAATACAGATGTGTAGCAAAACACCGAACCCTAAGCCTTGCGAGTATTTCTTTACGAATAACCCTAACTATGGTCCTATCGATAACGACCAAGATTTTCTTAAAGCGTCGCTGAAGCTAGCTCTAGATAAAGCCATGCAAGCCGATCAGACCGCCAAGAGCCTCGGCTCCAAGTGTCACAATAAGCTCGAAACGGCTGCATGGGACGATTGTCTAAAGCTCTACGATTATACAATCAAGCGAATCAACAAAACCGTCGATCCTTCCAAGAAGTGCAGCCAGCTCGAGACTCAAACATGGCTCAGCACCGCATTGACGAATCTCGAAACATGCCGAATGGGTTTTATTGAGCTAGGAGTTGGGAACAATGTGTTACCCTTGATGGACAACAATGTCTCGTATTTGATTTCCAACAGCCTGGCTATGAACAAAGGGAACTTGACTTATAAGCCGACTTATAAGGGTAAGTTCCCCACATGGGTCTCGCCCGGGGACCGGAAGCTCCTCCAGGCTTCTTCGCCCGGTGCGGGGGCGAATGTCGTGGTGGCGCAGGATGGCTCGGGGAACTACAAGACGGTGGCGGCTGCGGTGGCGGCTGCAAAATCGGGAAGTGGTAGGTTTGTGATATACGTCAAGGCGGGTACGTATAATGAAAATGTTGTGATAAGTGCGAGTAATATTATGCTGGTGGGAGATGGTATTGGGAAGACTGTGATCACTGGAAGCAGAAGTGTAGACGGAGGCTCCACCACATTCAATTCGGCTACTGTCG CTGTGGAAGGGGACGCATTTATTGGCCGTGGGATCACCTTCCGAAACACAGCCGGAGGCCAAAATCACCAGGCCGTGGCACTCCGCTCCGGCTCAGATCTCTCCGTATTCTACCAATGCAGCTTCGAAGGATACCAAGACACTCTCTACGTCCATTCCGAAAGACAATTCTACCGAGACTGCGATATCTACGGGACTGTCGATTTCATATTCGGAAACGCAGCTGTCGTGCTCCAAAACTGTAACATCAGGCCCCGAAAACCCCCGAATGGCACCAACACGATCACCGCTCAAGGCCGAACCGATCCGAACCAGAACACCGGAATCGTCATCCACAATTCCAGGATTAGTCCAGCTAGTGAACTCGCATCAGTTCAAGGTTCAGTGAAGACATACCTCGGGAGGCCGTGGAAGCAATATTCGAGAACAATTATTATGAAGACCGCAATCGATGGATTCGTGCGTCCCGAAGGCTGGATGCCGTGGAGTGGTAACTTTGCGCTCGACACATTGTTTTATGCGGAGTATGCAAATACCGGTGCGGGTGCATCCACTGCGAATCGGGTCACTTGGAAAGGCTATCGGGTTTTCACTAGCGCTACTCAAGCTTCTCCGTTTACAGTTGGGAATTTCATTGCTGGAAATTCATGGCTGCCAGGCACCAACGTGCCTTTCACTGCTGgtctctaa
- the LOC108194838 gene encoding pEARLI1-like lipid transfer protein 3, with protein sequence MASLSTTLFLIFNILFFSLIQGQETPPSPAMNTTTSPPPAMNSTTSPPPAINATTNTPPPGLDCSGCRVNPIGLASCGFVISGGVLPPLVRLCCQALQSLTREEGFACLCNFINQNALNAGSLNIRAIVDQTLNKCSNI encoded by the coding sequence ATGGCTTCTTTATCTACCACTCTTTTCCTGATATTCAACATTCTCTTCTTCAGCCTAATACAAGGCCAGGAGACACCACCAAGTCCAGCCATGAATACGACAACTAGTCCTCCTCCAGCCATGAACTCGACAACTAGTCCTCCTCCAGCAATAAATGCAACGACTAATACTCCACCTCCAGGTCTTGATTGCAGTGGTTGTCGTGTAAATCCCATAGGTCTAGCATCATGCGGATTTGTGATAAGTGGTGGCGTGCTGCCTCCTCTTGTCCGTCTTTGCTGTCAAGCATTGCAGTCGCTTACAAGGGAAGAAGGCTTTGCCTGCCTTTGCAATTTCATTAATCAGAACGCTTTGAATGCTGGAAGCCTCAATATTAGAGCTATTGTGGACCAAACCTTAAACAAATGCAGCAATATCTAG